A genomic stretch from Candidatus Binataceae bacterium includes:
- a CDS encoding glycoside hydrolase family 15 protein: MTLRIEDYALIGNMHTAALVGIDGSVDWLCMPRFDSSACFAALLGNEEHGRWLVAPRIEPHQTLRHYRGDTLVLETEFRCAGGTAAVIDFMPVAERVGKVDLVRIVEGRAGRVPMRTEFILRFDYGHVVPWVRKRPYGISAIAGPDAVQLRSPIELRGEDFHTVGEFEIAEGQTVAFVMTRYDSHLGEPRIRDASTMLRETEDWWQRWSARCSVEGPSRETVIRSLITLKALTYSPTGAIVAAPTTSLPETIGGVRNWDYRYCWLRDATFTLYALLIGGYTEEAQAWRQWLLRAIAGHPSELQIMYGLAGERRLTELELPWLPGYADSRPVRIGNAAHNQFQLDVYGEIFDALHVARRHGLHSNDDAWQVARELMDFVETAWEQPDEGIWEVRGPRRLFVHSRVMAWVAVDRAIKTVEHAGVKGPLEKWKALRARIHDDVCRRGFNPARGAFVQYYGAGALDASLLLMPLVGFLPANDPRVVGTVEAIQRELMSGGLVQRYLTEAGTDGLPPGEGVFLPCTFWLADCLELMGRHEEAHETFRRLLALRNDVGLLAEEYDPQLRRQLGNFPQALSHIALINSASNITLAHGPCRDRASHAHDQPG; this comes from the coding sequence ATGACCCTTCGAATCGAGGACTACGCGCTCATCGGCAACATGCACACCGCCGCGCTGGTCGGGATCGACGGCTCGGTCGATTGGTTGTGCATGCCGCGCTTCGATTCTTCCGCCTGCTTCGCGGCGCTGCTCGGCAATGAGGAGCACGGACGCTGGCTCGTCGCCCCGCGCATCGAGCCGCATCAGACGCTCCGCCACTACCGCGGTGACACGCTGGTGCTCGAGACGGAGTTCCGATGCGCCGGCGGCACGGCCGCGGTTATCGACTTCATGCCGGTTGCCGAGCGCGTAGGCAAGGTCGACCTCGTGCGAATCGTCGAAGGGCGCGCGGGCCGGGTGCCGATGCGCACGGAGTTCATCCTGCGCTTCGACTATGGCCATGTCGTGCCGTGGGTACGCAAGCGCCCCTACGGCATCAGCGCGATCGCCGGTCCCGACGCGGTGCAGCTGCGCTCTCCGATCGAGCTGCGCGGCGAGGACTTCCACACCGTCGGCGAGTTCGAGATTGCCGAGGGCCAAACCGTGGCGTTCGTGATGACGCGTTACGACTCGCATCTCGGCGAGCCGCGCATCCGCGACGCCTCAACGATGCTGCGCGAGACCGAGGACTGGTGGCAGCGATGGTCGGCGCGATGCTCGGTCGAAGGGCCCTCACGTGAGACCGTGATCCGCTCGCTCATCACGCTGAAGGCGTTGACCTACAGTCCGACCGGCGCGATCGTCGCCGCGCCGACGACGTCGCTGCCGGAAACGATCGGCGGCGTGCGCAACTGGGATTATCGCTATTGCTGGCTGCGCGACGCGACGTTCACGCTCTACGCCCTGCTCATCGGCGGCTATACCGAAGAGGCGCAGGCGTGGCGGCAATGGCTGCTTCGCGCCATCGCGGGCCACCCGAGCGAACTGCAGATCATGTACGGGCTCGCTGGCGAGCGCCGGCTGACGGAGTTGGAGCTTCCGTGGCTGCCCGGCTATGCGGACAGCCGTCCGGTGCGCATCGGCAACGCCGCGCACAACCAGTTCCAGCTCGACGTTTACGGCGAGATCTTCGACGCGCTGCACGTCGCCAGGCGCCACGGCCTCCACTCCAACGACGACGCGTGGCAGGTGGCGCGCGAGCTGATGGATTTTGTGGAGACCGCATGGGAGCAGCCGGACGAGGGTATCTGGGAGGTCCGCGGTCCGCGCCGCCTCTTCGTTCATTCGCGCGTGATGGCGTGGGTCGCGGTCGATCGCGCGATCAAGACGGTCGAGCACGCGGGGGTAAAGGGGCCGCTCGAAAAATGGAAAGCGCTGCGCGCGCGCATCCACGACGACGTCTGCCGCCGCGGGTTCAATCCGGCGCGCGGCGCCTTCGTCCAGTACTACGGCGCGGGCGCGCTCGACGCCTCGCTGCTGCTGATGCCGCTCGTCGGTTTCCTGCCGGCAAACGATCCGCGCGTCGTCGGCACGGTCGAAGCGATCCAGCGCGAGCTCATGAGCGGCGGACTGGTGCAGCGCTACCTGACCGAGGCCGGCACCGACGGCCTGCCTCCGGGCGAGGGCGTCTTTCTTCCGTGCACCTTCTGGCTGGCCGATTGCCTGGAGCTGATGGGGCGCCATGAGGAGGCGCATGAAACCTTCCGCCGCCTGCTCGCGCTGCGCAACGACGTCGGCCTGCTCGCTGAAGAGTACGACCCGCAACTCAGACGCCAGCTCGGCAATTTTCCCCAGGCCCTTTCGCACATCGCGCTCATCAACAGCGCAAGCAACATCACGCTGGCGCACGGGCCGTGCAGGGATCGCGCGTCGCACGCTCACGACCAACCCGGCTAG
- a CDS encoding ABC transporter permease, translating to MEVLPHQTAPSARAPVAATPEAKAPRFIIEAGRGSLWVGLGELWTHRELLYFLTWRDVKLRYKQTALGVLWAVLQPLLMMVAFTLLFGRLAHVPSDGLPYSLFAFAGLVPWQFFQNAVTQSGASVIGNAQLVTKVYFPRMAIPGAAVGAALVDFAIASVILFAMMACYGMAPGAGILMFPALVALLAIFAGAVGMWMAGMNVKYRDIKYVMPFMLQFWMIATPVIYPSNFVPGGWRWILTLNPLTGIIGGFRSALLERPFDWPAIAVAAALTLGAAAYSVWSFQRMERSFADVI from the coding sequence GTGGAAGTACTCCCGCACCAGACCGCGCCATCCGCCCGCGCGCCGGTCGCCGCCACGCCCGAGGCCAAGGCACCGCGCTTCATCATCGAGGCCGGGCGCGGCTCGCTGTGGGTCGGGCTCGGCGAACTATGGACGCATCGCGAGCTGCTCTACTTCCTGACTTGGCGCGACGTCAAACTGCGCTACAAGCAGACCGCGCTGGGCGTGCTGTGGGCCGTGCTTCAGCCGTTGCTGATGATGGTGGCCTTCACGCTGCTATTCGGCAGGCTCGCCCACGTGCCTTCCGACGGTCTACCCTATTCGCTCTTCGCATTCGCCGGGCTGGTCCCCTGGCAGTTTTTCCAAAACGCGGTGACTCAGAGCGGCGCCAGCGTGATCGGCAACGCGCAACTCGTCACCAAGGTCTACTTTCCGCGTATGGCTATCCCGGGCGCCGCAGTTGGCGCCGCGCTGGTCGACTTTGCGATAGCCTCGGTGATCCTGTTCGCGATGATGGCCTGCTACGGAATGGCGCCCGGCGCCGGGATCTTGATGTTCCCAGCGCTCGTGGCACTGCTCGCGATTTTCGCCGGGGCAGTCGGGATGTGGATGGCGGGGATGAACGTCAAGTATCGCGACATCAAGTACGTAATGCCATTCATGCTCCAGTTCTGGATGATCGCCACCCCGGTCATTTATCCCTCCAACTTTGTGCCGGGCGGGTGGCGCTGGATACTGACCCTCAATCCGCTGACCGGAATCATCGGGGGTTTCCGCTCCGCGCTATTGGAAAGGCCGTTTGACTGGCCCGCGATTGCCGTCGCAGCGGCGCTGACGCTCGGAGCCGCAGCCTACTCGGTATGGTCGTTTCAGCGCATGGAGCGGAGCTTCGCAGACGTCATCTGA
- a CDS encoding ABC transporter ATP-binding protein, whose product MQPIIRVQNISKRYRIGRVEPYRTLRESIIRSVSAPARIARDMLGGRARDGGLQDGERHVWALRDVSFDVMPGEVLGLIGRNGSGKSTLLKLLSRITEPSAGRAEIYGRIGSLLEVGTGFHLELTGRENIYLSGAILGMRRAEIQRKFDEIVAFAEVEKFVDTPVKHYSSGMHVRLGFSVAAHLEPEILLVDEVLAVGDAAFQKKCMGKMGDVARTGRTIIFVSHNMASIESLCSSCLLISSGRLEAEGEPTQIVMRYMASELRGCGGIRSLAGHAGRRGDSVPTMQSISLHSEGDEPTGVVRMGAPLEVTVHFVAPHPVRPILGVTLKTAEGMPLFGVNNRLTNQGADNQRMSSGIVTCKFDRLPLMPGTYLIDLYLGDFTDTSRELDIIREAISFEVVPADLLGTGMLPRPTDGPIFLPATWTFARGA is encoded by the coding sequence ATGCAGCCGATAATCCGAGTCCAAAACATCTCCAAGCGCTACCGCATCGGGAGGGTCGAGCCCTATCGCACTCTGCGCGAGAGCATCATCCGTTCGGTCAGCGCGCCGGCGCGGATCGCGCGTGATATGCTCGGCGGCAGAGCGCGCGATGGTGGGCTGCAGGACGGTGAGCGCCACGTCTGGGCGCTGCGCGACGTGAGCTTCGACGTGATGCCAGGCGAGGTGCTCGGCCTCATCGGGCGCAATGGCTCCGGCAAGTCGACGCTGCTCAAGCTGCTCTCGCGCATCACCGAACCTAGCGCCGGCCGTGCCGAGATTTATGGCCGGATCGGCAGTCTGCTCGAGGTCGGCACGGGGTTCCATCTCGAGCTGACCGGGCGCGAGAACATTTATTTAAGTGGCGCGATCCTCGGCATGCGGCGCGCCGAGATCCAGCGCAAGTTCGACGAGATCGTGGCTTTCGCCGAGGTCGAGAAATTCGTCGACACCCCCGTAAAGCACTATTCCAGCGGCATGCACGTGCGGCTGGGCTTCTCCGTTGCCGCCCATCTCGAACCCGAGATCCTCCTGGTCGACGAGGTGCTGGCAGTGGGCGACGCTGCCTTCCAGAAAAAATGCATGGGCAAGATGGGCGATGTCGCACGCACGGGGCGGACGATAATCTTCGTCAGCCACAACATGGCCTCGATAGAGTCGCTTTGCAGCTCGTGCCTGCTGATCAGCTCAGGCCGTCTCGAAGCCGAGGGCGAACCGACCCAGATCGTGATGCGCTACATGGCCTCCGAGCTGCGAGGCTGCGGCGGCATCCGCTCGCTGGCAGGCCATGCCGGACGGCGCGGCGACTCAGTACCAACGATGCAGTCGATAAGCCTGCACTCTGAAGGCGACGAGCCGACCGGTGTTGTGCGAATGGGAGCACCGCTTGAGGTGACAGTCCACTTTGTTGCGCCTCATCCCGTCCGGCCGATCCTGGGAGTCACCCTGAAGACTGCCGAGGGGATGCCACTGTTCGGCGTCAACAACCGCTTGACCAACCAGGGAGCGGACAATCAGCGTATGTCGAGCGGCATCGTGACATGCAAGTTCGATCGGCTTCCGCTGATGCCGGGAACCTACCTCATCGACCTGTACTTGGGAGACTTCACTGATACCTCGCGCGAACTCGACATAATCCGTGAGGCGATCTCGTTCGAGGTAGTGCCTGCCGACCTGCTGGGCACCGGTATGCTGCCGCGGCCGACGGACGGCCCTATTTTTTTGCCCGCGACCTGGACGTTTGCACGCGGTGCCTGA